From Anaerolineae bacterium:
AACGCCGACCGGCGCCCTATGAACCGGCTGTTGGGCTCCACTGGCGCTGGGCCCATCTACCACGAGATCATGAAGGGGCTGCATGAGGGCCTGCCGGTGGTGGAGTTCCGGCGCCCGTCCAACGTGCTCGAACTCGAGCTCTGCACTCAGTCAGGGCTTCTGGCGGGGAAAGGCTGCCCGCAACGGGTGACCGAGGTTTTCGCCGAGGGAACCCAGCCCACCGAACGCTGCAACCTGCCCGGCCATGCCCGGCCCGGCGGTCCAGGACCGACGGCTGAGCTCCCGGCCGAGTACGAGCCTCCCGAGCAGCGCATCCTGGTCCTGTCGTACCCGCAGGCAGGAGCGGTCCTCTCGGGCGTAGTGCCCATGATCGGCACCGCCACCGGGCGCGACCTCTGGTACCACAAAGTGGAGTACTCGCTGGACGGGGAGAACTGGACCACCACCGAGCTGGACTACATGAAGACCAACCAGGTGGTGGACGGTACGTTGGCTCTGTGGGACACGACCCAGATGCAGAACGGGGCCTACTGGCTGAAGGCCACTTACGTGGACATCACCGGCAACTACGTCGCCACGGAGCCCATTCAGGTGACAGTGGAGAACTAAGGAGGGAAGGAGTAAAGGAGACAGGAGTAAAGGAGTAAAGGAGACAGGAGGGAAGGAGGCTGTCAGGTGATGGTGCGTGAGACGCTGCTCTCGACCGCTGCTACCGCAGCTGAAGAAGAGCGTCCGAGTTGACACGAGCGTCTCCCTCCTGACTCCTTTACTCCTGTCTCCTCCACTCCTTCTCTCCTTCCCTCCTGTCTCCTGCAGGCTACACAGCTGCGTCCTCCCTCTCCGCCGGATCGGAGACTCGCTCCAGAGGCCGCTGCAGAGCGATACGCTCCAAGTGAGTCTCGATGGCCAGCGAGGCTCGGCCCCGGTCCGTGTCACCACCCGCCAGCCGCTGGTGCTGCAGCCAAAGCTCCTAGCAGCGACCGGGAGTGACCAGACCCGCATCACAGATGGCGAAGCGCACCCCCGGATGGACGAATTCCACTTCCCCATCCCCTGGGGGGACGTCATCGGGGCTGGCTCTCCTTGACCCACCGGCGCCACAGGTAGCGAGCAGTCGGCGCCAGGGATTCGTACAACCGGTTGGAGACCGCCGGCTCCGGGGCCGAACTGATGTAGGCCCGCTCGATGCCGGCAGCCCGCAGACGGCGGAAGCACTCGGTGATCACGGCTCTGGCCAGGCCCCGACGACGGAAATCGGGATGCGTCCCTACCGGGTCTACCTCGGCCACACGGTTGCCACGGTCGAGCCAGGCCAGGCAGAAGGCCGCATACCGGCCCTCGGGCGTGACCACGACGAAGTCCCAGTCGGCCGAGTACGAGGGGGCAGAGGCCTTGCCGTCGAACCACTCCCGATCGAGCCCAACATGAGGGAAGGTGGCTGCCTCTACAGCCATACGCTCCTCGTCATTGCCCGCCTCGGCCAGGGTGGAGACGCGGAAGCCGGGGTCGAGGGGTAGGGCCGGGTAGTCCCGGGTGACGTCGTACTGGCGCATGTAGCCGTCGTCGCCCGCTTCGCGGAAGCCGAGCCGGGCCAGGAGGCTCTGACGCTCAATGTCCTCGGTGCAGGCGCACACCTCGACCGCCTCCTTGCCCCGGCCCCACTCCTCCAGTATCCATCCCACCATGTCGCCCTCGACACCGCGGTGCTGAGGGTGAACCTGAAGCTCGATGCCCTTGGTGCCGTACTCGGAGATGCAGAAGCCGATCAGTCTGCTCCCCTGGCCGCGCCACAGATGGACATTGCGGGCGAAGAACCCCGGGTCCTCCCGGGCCTTGGCTGCATTGGCGTACTTCCAGTTCTCTAGCCGGGCGAAGAGCCAGTCGTGAGGTCGGCCGGCGATGGCGTAGCTCTCGCGCAGCAGGCCGTGCAGTTCGTCGAACTCGGCCTGGCTATGGCTGTACTCGTGCTGGGTGACCACACTCCTCGCCTCGCGTGTATGCAGTCAGTCCGCGACAGGAAGTGCCTCACGGTGGCTGACCTTGCGCCCCCCTTACCACCGAGCAGCTCCGACGGTACAATGCTCAACGGGAGGCCATCGGTGAACCGACAATTCCTTCGCTTCCACCCGGTTCCGTTCTTAGCCCTCTACTTCGCCCTCACCTGGGTGCCCATGTGGCTAGCCGTAGCGAGCGCCCGCTGGCACTGGCCCATCCCGCCTCTCCTCTTTCAGGTGCTGGGGGGTCTGGGCGCTCCCGCTGCTGCCCTCATCATGGTGTACCGCTCCGGGGATGTCCACCTGGTGCGGGACTACTGGGACCGTCTGCTGAACCCGCGCCGCATGCGCGCGCCCTGGTGGCCAGTGACGCTCTTCACGGTGCCGGCGCTGATGGTGGCCGCGGTGGCGCTCTCCACCCTGCTGGGTGAGTCGTGGGAGCAGTTGGCCTGGAGCCCTCGCTTCCGGGCCGGCCCGCTCCTCTTCACGGTCATCCTGCTATTCTTCGGCCCCATCCCGGAGGAACTGGGGCTAAGAGGATACGGCACCGACAGCCTCTGTGCTCGAACCGGCGTCCTGCAGGGCAGCCTTATCCTCGGCGCGCTCTGGTCGCTCTGGCACCTCCCCCTAGTGTTCCTGCCCGGCTCCTACCAGAACCAGCTCCTCCGCGACCTGTTGCTGACGGCAGCCTACTTCAGCATCCCGGTCTCCTGGACCATCATCATGCACTGGATCTTCTATCGCACCCACCGCAGCACCCTCTCGGCCATCCTCTTCCACGCCGCCGGCAACTTCGCCGGAGAGGCCTGGCTGCCTGGCGACACCGCCCGCATCATCCAGGCGATGCTCCTGCTCCTCGTGGCGGCGGCGGTGGTGATGGCGGATGGGCGCACCTTCCGATCCCGACCTGCGCCATTCTCTCCTCAGGAACCGCACCCAACCTGGGTCCCCCCGGAGCACGTTTGACAGCCGGAAGGAGGGCGGATACTGTCTTCCCCGAATCCCACCACAATGCCACGAGCTGCCGCCTCTGGCAGCCGGCTGGGGGCAACAGTGACCAGGATCACCGCCTATCTGGCTTTGCTCGGACTAGTCGGCGCCCTTGCCGCAGGAGACGTACTGCCGGCATTTGCCTCCGGGCCTCCCCCGAGCAACGTCTCCCCAGCCGACGAGCCGCTCGGGCCGGGTCAGCAGAGCGTCACTCTAAACGTCACCTACCTCGGCGACTGGCCCGACGAGGCCCGGCAAGCCTTTGCCCACGCAGCGGGGATCTGGGCGGGCCGGCTCAACAGCTCGGTGGCCGTAGCCATCAGCGCCTACTGGACTCCCATGTTCTACTCCGCCGCCTGCGAGTGTCAGGCAGACTGGGTGGTCCTGAACGAGGCGCTCTACCCGGCTGCTCTGGCCAATGCCGTCTCCGGTGACGACCGCAACGGCGCCGCCGGCGAGATGATGGTCACCTGCAACAGCAACCGCAACAACTGGTATTACGGCACGGACGGGAATCCTGCTTCCTACGAAGTTGACCTAGTCACCGTGGCGACCCACGAACTGGGCCATGGTCTGGGGCTGTCATCGCTGATGTCGGTAGACTGGCAGGGTCTGGGCACCTGGGACGCCGGTGGCGGTTATCCCAGTATCTACGACCGCTTCCTCGCCGACTCCTCAGGCCAGAGGCTCCTCACCACCTATCCCAGCCCCTCGACGGAGTTGGCCGCTCAGCTGACCAGCGGCGCCGTCTACTTCGGCGGGCCCCACGCCACCGCAGCCAACGGCGGTGCCATGCCCAAGCTATACGCGCCCGCTGAGTGGCGTCAGGGATCAAGCATCGCCCATCTCGACGCGGCCACGTACCAGGGAACCAGCAACGCCCTGATGACACCCACTCTCGAGGCGGGCGAGGCGCGCCACGAGCCCGGTGCCGTGGCGCTTGGCATGCTCCAGGATCTGGGCTGGGCTGTCAAAGCCCCTCCCCCGCCTCTCCCGCCGGGAATGGATGAGACCCAGTTCCTGCCCCTGGTCCTATCGTTCCGGGCCGGCTGATCGGGGCGCGACCGAAGGCTGCGGGAACAGCCATGCGCCCGCCCCTGCCTACCCAGTACGCAGGACAGGCCCTTCCCTGCCAAGGAGGGCTGCCCCAACCCCCTTTCCAGGGAGGAGAGAGGCTGGGGGTGAGGTTCACCGCGCCCACAAGGCCCTCCGAAGCAAGCTCGAGCGTCACCGCTCCGCTGCGGCTGGCGGTCCTGCCCTTACAGGTCCACCCACTCGGCGTCCAGGTCCAGCGGGTACATCGGGCGCCGCACCCGTTCGTAGTCCAACCTGGTCACGTTGCAGTTGGTGGGACCCGGGCTGAGCATCAGGATGCTGCGGGGCGATATCGCCTGGAACAGTGGCTCCAGGTACCCCCGCTTCAGGACTACCATCTTGTAGGCCAGGGGCTCCACTCCCACTGCCCGCATTTGCTCCGGGTCGGTGATGCTCACCCGCCTCTCGGAGAGGATCACGTCTATCCCCCCGACCGAGAGCACCACTAGCCGCCCCATCTCCTCCTCGTTCTCCTCCCGGCGGATGCCTTCGCGATACCACCGGCCGTCCGAGATTAGGTGAACCCGGCCGGACACCCGCACCGGCCAGCCGTGGATGGTGTCTATCTTGCCCCCGATGGGAAGCACCACTGTCTCCCCCACACCGGCGGCCACGCATGTCTCCACCGCCTCCGGGTCCCAGATAGCAGCAATGGCGGCGTCCTCCACCCCCTTCTCCAGCATCCGCTCCAGGACGAAGGGGATGTCCGTAGTGCCCCCGGCCCCGGGGTTGTCTCCCGAGTCGGAGAGAAACACGGTGGACTCCTCCGCCGCCAGGGCCACCTCGATGGCCTCATCTACTTCGTAGGTCTCTACCGTGGTGCCGAACTCGGCCCTGCGCTCCCAGAAAGCCTGAGCCAGGCGGTCGGCCTCGGCCCGGGCCAGGTTGGCGTCGCCGTCGGTGACCACCACGGCACACACGCCCTGATCAGGCACGTCGGCCCAGCAGTGCACCTTGGTGAAGGAGGACGAGAGGACCCCGGGGATGGCATCGGTCTCCTCCAGCATCCGCATGAGGGAGGCCATGGGCTCGACGGACGTCTGAGCCATCTCGCCGGGCATGAGGATGGGTACCTTGGCGAAGCCCATGGTCAGCTTGACCCCTCGCAGGGCCTGGAGAAGCAGTTCGGCAGCGCGGACGCCCGTCTCGTAGGTGTCCACGTGGGGAGCGGTGCGGTAGGTGACCAGGGCATCGGCGTCGGCCACCATCTCGGCGGTGATGTTGCCGTGCAAGTCCAGGGCGACGGTGATGGGCGCCCTCGGGCCCAATCTAGCGCGCAGGGCAGAGAGGAGAGCGGTGTCCCCGTAGTCCTCGCCCCCGGCGCGCATGGCGCCGTGGAGGAAGATGCAGGCACCGTTCACGTTCTCCGCTCCGCGCAGGAGGCCGTCGCGCAGTTTCTCGAAGGCGTCCCGCTTCACCACGCCGCCGGGAAGGACGTGGGCCGAGATGGTGGGCACGGGCTCCAGCCCGTTGGCCTTGAGGGTATCGACGATGCCGGCCAAGGATCCCCGGGGCCGGCGGAGGATGTCCTCGCCGTAGGTGACACGGAAGTCCTCCCACGTGGTGGGGAGGGGGGTGAACGTGTTGGATTCGTGGCCGATGGAAGCTACCAGGATACGCATCTGGCTCTCCTTGCCGGTTGCTGGGAGCGAACTCCTGCGCTCGTGCCCATTAAAGGGCAGGCCCGGCAGAGCATCAAGGCCGCTGACGCGAGGCAGGGGAGCGGTCACTCGCGGCGGCGTGCCGTGGCTCACGGAGGCCAGAACGGGGCTGCCGGCTACTGCTCCAGATTGGCCACCAACTCCACGGACGTAGCGAGGATGAGCCGTCCCCTCCGCCAAGCCTCGAACAGCCGGCGTGGGCTTGACCGGCGGCTGATCACGGCAGAAACGATAATGTTGCTGTCGAGGGCCGCGCTCATCATGCGTTACTGAGGTCCGACAGCCTTCTCCCTCCTGAGAGCGGCGATCTCCTGCGCCACTAGGTCCTCGGCTTCATCGGGGTCTACATCCACACGAGGGACCCGATCGAGTGCGCAGAAGCGCTTGTCTCTCTCGTTCAGGAGCCGCTTGTAGTCCTCGGGGCTGATAACCGCAGCGAAGTCCCGCCCGCGTTTCTGGACTATCACCGGCTCCTTGGAGTAGTACACCGTGCCCAGAACCTCGGAGAAGTTGTCCCTTGCTTCCTTGGCCGACATCCGCTTCACCAACTCGCCCCTCTTTCTAGAGCAGACAGCCGGTAACCAGGTTGTGGCACGCGAGGGCCTGATGGCATAGGGTATAGGACGTACCTGCTATACACTCTGGCTGGCGTTTCAGCCGGTCATGACCTGCTTCGTTCTCGATGCCCTCGTCGCGGTCGGCCTCTCCGGCAGGGCCACTGCAGCCCCGGAGCTGGTTCACGGGGCACTGCCCGCTCCCTGGCAAACCGGGGTTGATGCCCGCACCGGTCTTGGCTAGACTGAAGCTGAGCGGGGGTGGACAGTCTCTGGCCGCTATCCGGCTGCGCTATGGTCAGCTGTTTCACATCTCTCTGTGGCCTCTGCGTTCTCTGTGCCGAGAGTCTCCCCCCTCAAGGAGGCGATGGCCATGGACGAAGGCGCTATCCGTGAAGGTCAGCGGCAGCGCGAGGGCGCCCGCCAAGACCCTCGCCTAGACTGGTGGCGGGACGCCAGGTTCGGCATGTTCATCCACTGGGGCCTCTACGCCATTCCCGCGGGCGTCTGGAAGGGCGAAGAGGTCGACGGTATCGGCGAATGGATCATGCAGCGCCGGCGCATCCCGGTGGCCGAGTACGAGCAGCTCGCCAGTCAGTTCAATCCCACCCAGTTCGACGCCGCCCGGTGGGTTTCCCTGGCTCGCGAGGCAGGCCAGAAGTACCTCATCATCACCGCCAAGCACCACGACGGCTTCTGTATGTTCGACTCCAAGGTCACAACCTACGACATCGTGGACGCCACCCCCTTCGGGCGCGATCCCATGACGGAACTGGCGGACGAGTGCCAGCGCCAGGGCATACGCTTCGGCTTCTACTACTCCCAGACTCAGGACTGGCATCACCCCGATGGCGATGGCAACGACTGGGACTACGACGAGGCCAGCAAGGACTTCGACGGCTACATCGAGAACTACGTCAAGCCCCAGGTGCGCGAGCTGCTCACCCACTATGGCCCCATCGCCGTCATCTGGTTCGATACCCCCAGGCGCATCACCGAGCGCCAGAGCCGCGAACTGCTGGACCTGGTGCACCGACTCCAGCCCGACTGCCTGGTCAACGGCCGCCTGGGCAACGCCCTGGGCGATTACGCCGAGGCCCGCGACAACGCCATACCCGAGGCCCTGGTGGAGGCCGACTGGGAGACGCCCGCCACCATCAACGACACCTGGGGCTACAAGGTCAACGATCACAACTGGAAGCCGGCGGAGGAGCTCATCCGCAAGCTGGTGGACATCGCCAGCAAAGGAGGAAACTACCTGCTCAATGTGGGTCCCACCGCCGAGGGGATCATCCCCGCGCCCAGCGTCGAGCGACTGCAGGCGGTAGGCGACTGGCTCAAGGCCAATGGCGAGTCCATCTACGGCACCCGCCCCGGGCCCATTCAGGGGCTCCACTGGTGCCGGTCCACCGTCCGGCCCGGCAAGCTGTACCTGCACGTCTTCGACTGGCCCGAGCTGGGCGACATCCGGGTGCCCCGGATGATGGGCAACGTCATCGGTGCCTACCTATTGGCCGACCGGGAACGCCGCTCTCTCCCGGCCCAGGTCATCGGCGACCGTGTATTCGTAAGGGGGCCCGAGAAGGCGCCTGACTCTGCCGACACGGTGGTGGTACTGGAGATTGAGT
This genomic window contains:
- a CDS encoding type II toxin-antitoxin system Phd/YefM family antitoxin yields the protein MVKRMSAKEARDNFSEVLGTVYYSKEPVIVQKRGRDFAAVISPEDYKRLLNERDKRFCALDRVPRVDVDPDEAEDLVAQEIAALRREKAVGPQ
- a CDS encoding M81 family metallopeptidase yields the protein MRILVASIGHESNTFTPLPTTWEDFRVTYGEDILRRPRGSLAGIVDTLKANGLEPVPTISAHVLPGGVVKRDAFEKLRDGLLRGAENVNGACIFLHGAMRAGGEDYGDTALLSALRARLGPRAPITVALDLHGNITAEMVADADALVTYRTAPHVDTYETGVRAAELLLQALRGVKLTMGFAKVPILMPGEMAQTSVEPMASLMRMLEETDAIPGVLSSSFTKVHCWADVPDQGVCAVVVTDGDANLARAEADRLAQAFWERRAEFGTTVETYEVDEAIEVALAAEESTVFLSDSGDNPGAGGTTDIPFVLERMLEKGVEDAAIAAIWDPEAVETCVAAGVGETVVLPIGGKIDTIHGWPVRVSGRVHLISDGRWYREGIRREENEEEMGRLVVLSVGGIDVILSERRVSITDPEQMRAVGVEPLAYKMVVLKRGYLEPLFQAISPRSILMLSPGPTNCNVTRLDYERVRRPMYPLDLDAEWVDL
- a CDS encoding CPBP family intramembrane metalloprotease, which gives rise to MNRQFLRFHPVPFLALYFALTWVPMWLAVASARWHWPIPPLLFQVLGGLGAPAAALIMVYRSGDVHLVRDYWDRLLNPRRMRAPWWPVTLFTVPALMVAAVALSTLLGESWEQLAWSPRFRAGPLLFTVILLFFGPIPEELGLRGYGTDSLCARTGVLQGSLILGALWSLWHLPLVFLPGSYQNQLLRDLLLTAAYFSIPVSWTIIMHWIFYRTHRSTLSAILFHAAGNFAGEAWLPGDTARIIQAMLLLLVAAAVVMADGRTFRSRPAPFSPQEPHPTWVPPEHV
- a CDS encoding alpha-L-fucosidase gives rise to the protein MAMDEGAIREGQRQREGARQDPRLDWWRDARFGMFIHWGLYAIPAGVWKGEEVDGIGEWIMQRRRIPVAEYEQLASQFNPTQFDAARWVSLAREAGQKYLIITAKHHDGFCMFDSKVTTYDIVDATPFGRDPMTELADECQRQGIRFGFYYSQTQDWHHPDGDGNDWDYDEASKDFDGYIENYVKPQVRELLTHYGPIAVIWFDTPRRITERQSRELLDLVHRLQPDCLVNGRLGNALGDYAEARDNAIPEALVEADWETPATINDTWGYKVNDHNWKPAEELIRKLVDIASKGGNYLLNVGPTAEGIIPAPSVERLQAVGDWLKANGESIYGTRPGPIQGLHWCRSTVRPGKLYLHVFDWPELGDIRVPRMMGNVIGAYLLADRERRSLPAQVIGDRVFVRGPEKAPDSADTVVVLEIE
- a CDS encoding GNAT family N-acetyltransferase, whose translation is MVTQHEYSHSQAEFDELHGLLRESYAIAGRPHDWLFARLENWKYANAAKAREDPGFFARNVHLWRGQGSRLIGFCISEYGTKGIELQVHPQHRGVEGDMVGWILEEWGRGKEAVEVCACTEDIERQSLLARLGFREAGDDGYMRQYDVTRDYPALPLDPGFRVSTLAEAGNDEERMAVEAATFPHVGLDREWFDGKASAPSYSADWDFVVVTPEGRYAAFCLAWLDRGNRVAEVDPVGTHPDFRRRGLARAVITECFRRLRAAGIERAYISSAPEPAVSNRLYESLAPTARYLWRRWVKESQPR